Proteins from one Oncorhynchus tshawytscha isolate Ot180627B linkage group LG16, Otsh_v2.0, whole genome shotgun sequence genomic window:
- the kif5aa gene encoding kinesin heavy chain isoform X1 has protein sequence MADATSECNIKVLCRFRPLNQSEILRGDQFIPTFLGDDSVSVGGRSYVFDRVFPTNTTQEQVYNTCAKQIVKDVLGGYNGTIFAYGQTASGKTHTMEGKLHDPNQMGIIPRIAEDIFNHIFGMDENLEFHIKVSYFEVYMDKIRDLLDVTKTNLAVHEDKNKIPYVKGCTERFVSSPDEVMDVIDEGKNNRHVAVTNMNEHSSRSHSIFLINIKQEHVETEQKLCGKLYLVDLAGSEKVSKTGAAGAVLDEAKNINKSLSALGNVISALAEGTKTHVPYRDSKMTRILQDSLGGNCRTTMFICCSPSSFNDAETKSTLMFGQRAKTIRNTASVNLELTADQWKRKYEKEKEKNKTMKETVQRLEAELNRWRNGENVPETERTTADVVRLESVEERSPVMILDNDTSSIVVRISEEERQKYEEEIRKLYKQLDDKDDEINLQCQLVEKLKEQMLDQDELLASSRGDGDKVQAELGRLQVESNCAKTEVKEVLQALEELAINYDQKSLEVEEKGLQNQLLADQLAQKMANLMELEAELSHMQEVSGQQRKRIADVLNGLMRDLSEFSTIVGNGEIKLPVEISGAIEEEFTVARLYISKIKSEVKSMVKRCRQLENLQLECHRKMEETGRELSSCQLLISQHETKIRSLTEYMQSVEQKKRMLEESHDSLSEELAKLQHPDNSLLEEKDGEKGETEEGNVKKVPRQQGDSHRGLQQRQMARLRDEINEKQRIIDDLTESVSSRLLHNQKLQIELAQVLADFDRLKSVDSSKSERLEELSFLHERHEQTKQDLKGLEDTVARELQTLHNLRKLFVQDLTSRVKKSSEMEPDDSGGSCTQKQKISFLENNLDQLTKVHKQLVRDNADLRCELPKLEKRLRSTAERVKALETALRDAKEGAMIDRRRYQKEVDRIKEAMRTKNALRRPHAAQIAKPVRPKQLPVCSPTNPFYTRASEPANTYSNALFQSSITEQTTAPISQISSVPTNTVSTALGYRAVNPADMLESYPLNIDRDNGNTVDVNDNRSDVHCGSKVDDPGRLYIIQQETAAS, from the exons ATGGCGGATGCAACCTCCGAATGTAATATCAAGGTGTTGTGTCGCTTTCGCCCTCTGAATCAATCGGAGATTCTGCGTGGGGATCAATTTATTCCTACATTTCTGGGAGATGACAGTGTCAGCGTTGGG GGGCGGTCGTACGTGTTCGACCGGGTTTTCCCCACCAACACCACTCAGGAGCAGGTCTACAATACCTGTGCTAAACAGATTGTCAAGG ATGTTCTGGGTGGATACAATGGCACTATTTTCGCATATGGACAGACCGCCTCCGGCAAGACTCACACCATGGAG GGGAAGCTGCATGACCCAAATCAGATGGGCATCATCCCCAGGATTGCAGAGGACATCTTCAACCATATCTTTGGCATGGACGAGAACCTGGAGTTCCACATCAAG GTTTCATATTTTGAAGTCTATATGGACAAAATTCGGGATCTGCTGGATG TGACCAAGACTAACCTGGCTGTTCATGAGGATAAGAACAAGATCCCATATGTGAAG GGCTGCACCGAGCGCTTTGTGTCCAGCCCCGACGAGGTCATGGATGTCATTGACGAGGGGAAGAACAACCGCCATGTTGCCGTCACCA ACATGAATGAGCACAGCTCTCGCAGTCACAGCATCTTCCTGATCAACATCAAGCAGGAGCACGTGGAGACGGAGCAGAAGCTGTGTGGGAAACTCTACCTGGTGGACTTGGCTGGTAGTGAGAAG gtcagcAAAACGGGCGCTGCGGGTGCCGTTCTTGATGAGGCCAAAAACATCAACAAGTCTCTGTCAGCCCTGGGCAACGTAATCTCTGCACTGGCTGAAGGGACG AAAACCCACGTGCCGTACCGTGACAGCAAGATGACCCGTATCCTGCAGGACTCTCTGGGGGGTAACTGTAGGACCACCATGTTCATCTGCTGCTCTCCGTCCAGCTTCAATGACGCTGAGACCAAGTCCACCCTGATGTTTGGACAACG CGCTAAGACCATCAGGAACACGGCCTCCGTCAATCTGGAGCTGACGGCTGATCAGTGGAAGAGGAAGtacgagaaggagaaggagaagaacaaAACCATGAAGGAAACGGTTCAGAGGCTGGAGGCTGAGCTCAACCGCTGGAGGAACG GGGAGAACGTTCCTGAGACGGAGAGGACCACTGCGGACGTGGTGCGTCTGGAGTCGGTGGAGGAGCGGAGCCCCGTGATGATCCTGGACAACGACACCTCCTCCATCGTGGTGCGCATCTCCGAGGAGGAGCGTCAGAAGTACGAGGAGGAGATCCGCAAGCTCTACAAGCAGCTGGACGACAAG GATGATGAGATCAACCTGCAGTGCCAGTTGGTTGAGAAACTGAAGGAGCAGATGCTGGATCAGGATGAG cTGCTGGCATCATCCCGTGGGGATGGGGACAAGGTGCAGGCGGAGCTGGGCCGCCTGCAGGTGGAGAGCAACTGTGCCAAGACAGAGGTGAAGGAGGTGCTGCAGGCACTTGAGGAGCTGGCCATCAACTATGACCAGAAGAGcctggaggtggaggagaaagGCCTGCAGAACCAGCTGCTGGCCGACCAGTTGGCCCAGAAGATG GCCAATCTGATGGAGTTGGAGGCGGAGCTATCCCACATGCAGGAAGTGAGTGGTCAGCAGAGGAAGCGCATCGCCGACGTCCTCAACGGCCTGATGAGGGACCTCAGTGAGTTCAGCACCATCGTGGGCAACGGGGAGATCAAGCTG CCGGTGGAGATCAGCGGGGCGATCGAGGAGGAGTTCACGGTGGCCCGTCTCTACATCAGCAAAATCAAGTCGGAGGTCAAGTCCATGGTGAAGCGCTGTCGCCAGCTGGAGAACCTGCAGCTGGAGTGTCATCGCAAGATGGAGGAGACGGGCCGCGAGCTCTCCTCCTGCCAGCTCCTCATCTCACAG CATGAAACGAAGATCCGCTCTCTGACGGAGTACATGCAGAGTGTTGAGCAGAAGAAGAGGATGCTGGAGGAGAGCCACGACTCCCTCAGTGAGGAGCTGGCCAAGCTGCAGCACCCGG ATAACTCTCTGCtcgaggagaaggatggagagaagggtgaGACCGAGGAGGGTAACGTCAAG AAGGTTCCTCGGCAGCAGGGGGACTCTCACCGTGGTCTCCAGCAAAGGCAGATGGCCCGTCTGCGGGATGAGATCAACGAGAAGCAGAGGATCATCGATGACCTCACTGAGTCAGTGTCATCAAGACTACT tcatAACCAGAAGCTGCAGATTGAGTTGGCTCAGGTTCTTGCCGACTTTGACCGTTTGAAGAGCGTGGACAGCAGCAAGAGCGAGCGGCTGGAGGAACTGTC ATTCCTGCATGAACGCCATGAGCAGACCAAGCAGGACCTCAAAGGGCTGGAGGACACCGTC GCCCGGGAGCTCCAGACCCTCCACAACCTGCGCAAGCTGTTCGTTCAAGACCTCACGTCGCGGGTTAAAAAA AGTTCCGAAATGGAGCCTGATGACAGTGGGGGGTCTTGCACCCAGAAACAGAAGATTTCCTTTCTTGAGAATAACCTGGACCAGCTTACAAAGGTTCACAAACAG CTGGTTCGTGACAATGCAGATCTGCGTTGTGAGCTTCCAAAGCTGGAGAAACGTCTTCGGTCTACTGCTGAGAGAGTTAAGGCCCTGGAGACGGCACTGAGGGACGCCAAGGAGGGCGCCATGATCGACAGGCGTCGTTACCAGAAGGAAGTGGACCGCATCAAAGAAGCCATGAGGACCAAGAACGCTCTGAGGCGCCCCCATGCTGCACAGATCG CCAAACCAGTGCGGCCGAAGCAGCTGCCGGTGTGCTCTCCCACCAACCCGTTCTACACGCGTGCCAGTGAGCCAGCCAACACCTACAGTAATGCCCTGTTCCAGAGCTCCATCACAGAACAGACCACGGCACCTATCTCTCAGATCAGCTCCGTACCGACCAACAC AGTGTCCACGGCGCTGGGCTACAGAGCAGTCAATCCCGCAGACATGCTGGAGTCCTACCCACTCAACATAGACAGGGATAACG GAAACACCGTAGACGTCAATGACAACAG gagtgatGTGCACTGTGGCAGTAAGGTGGACGACCCAGGCAGactctacatcattcagcaggaGACCGCTGCAAGTTAA
- the kif5aa gene encoding kinesin heavy chain isoform X2 produces MADATSECNIKVLCRFRPLNQSEILRGDQFIPTFLGDDSVSVGGRSYVFDRVFPTNTTQEQVYNTCAKQIVKDVLGGYNGTIFAYGQTASGKTHTMEGKLHDPNQMGIIPRIAEDIFNHIFGMDENLEFHIKVSYFEVYMDKIRDLLDVTKTNLAVHEDKNKIPYVKGCTERFVSSPDEVMDVIDEGKNNRHVAVTNMNEHSSRSHSIFLINIKQEHVETEQKLCGKLYLVDLAGSEKVSKTGAAGAVLDEAKNINKSLSALGNVISALAEGTKTHVPYRDSKMTRILQDSLGGNCRTTMFICCSPSSFNDAETKSTLMFGQRAKTIRNTASVNLELTADQWKRKYEKEKEKNKTMKETVQRLEAELNRWRNGENVPETERTTADVVRLESVEERSPVMILDNDTSSIVVRISEEERQKYEEEIRKLYKQLDDKDDEINLQCQLVEKLKEQMLDQDELLASSRGDGDKVQAELGRLQVESNCAKTEVKEVLQALEELAINYDQKSLEVEEKGLQNQLLADQLAQKMANLMELEAELSHMQEVSGQQRKRIADVLNGLMRDLSEFSTIVGNGEIKLPVEISGAIEEEFTVARLYISKIKSEVKSMVKRCRQLENLQLECHRKMEETGRELSSCQLLISQHETKIRSLTEYMQSVEQKKRMLEESHDSLSEELAKLQHPDNSLLEEKDGEKGETEEGNVKKVPRQQGDSHRGLQQRQMARLRDEINEKQRIIDDLTDHNQKLQIELAQVLADFDRLKSVDSSKSERLEELSFLHERHEQTKQDLKGLEDTVARELQTLHNLRKLFVQDLTSRVKKSSEMEPDDSGGSCTQKQKISFLENNLDQLTKVHKQLVRDNADLRCELPKLEKRLRSTAERVKALETALRDAKEGAMIDRRRYQKEVDRIKEAMRTKNALRRPHAAQIAKPVRPKQLPVCSPTNPFYTRASEPANTYSNALFQSSITEQTTAPISQISSVPTNTVSTALGYRAVNPADMLESYPLNIDRDNGNTVDVNDNRSDVHCGSKVDDPGRLYIIQQETAAS; encoded by the exons ATGGCGGATGCAACCTCCGAATGTAATATCAAGGTGTTGTGTCGCTTTCGCCCTCTGAATCAATCGGAGATTCTGCGTGGGGATCAATTTATTCCTACATTTCTGGGAGATGACAGTGTCAGCGTTGGG GGGCGGTCGTACGTGTTCGACCGGGTTTTCCCCACCAACACCACTCAGGAGCAGGTCTACAATACCTGTGCTAAACAGATTGTCAAGG ATGTTCTGGGTGGATACAATGGCACTATTTTCGCATATGGACAGACCGCCTCCGGCAAGACTCACACCATGGAG GGGAAGCTGCATGACCCAAATCAGATGGGCATCATCCCCAGGATTGCAGAGGACATCTTCAACCATATCTTTGGCATGGACGAGAACCTGGAGTTCCACATCAAG GTTTCATATTTTGAAGTCTATATGGACAAAATTCGGGATCTGCTGGATG TGACCAAGACTAACCTGGCTGTTCATGAGGATAAGAACAAGATCCCATATGTGAAG GGCTGCACCGAGCGCTTTGTGTCCAGCCCCGACGAGGTCATGGATGTCATTGACGAGGGGAAGAACAACCGCCATGTTGCCGTCACCA ACATGAATGAGCACAGCTCTCGCAGTCACAGCATCTTCCTGATCAACATCAAGCAGGAGCACGTGGAGACGGAGCAGAAGCTGTGTGGGAAACTCTACCTGGTGGACTTGGCTGGTAGTGAGAAG gtcagcAAAACGGGCGCTGCGGGTGCCGTTCTTGATGAGGCCAAAAACATCAACAAGTCTCTGTCAGCCCTGGGCAACGTAATCTCTGCACTGGCTGAAGGGACG AAAACCCACGTGCCGTACCGTGACAGCAAGATGACCCGTATCCTGCAGGACTCTCTGGGGGGTAACTGTAGGACCACCATGTTCATCTGCTGCTCTCCGTCCAGCTTCAATGACGCTGAGACCAAGTCCACCCTGATGTTTGGACAACG CGCTAAGACCATCAGGAACACGGCCTCCGTCAATCTGGAGCTGACGGCTGATCAGTGGAAGAGGAAGtacgagaaggagaaggagaagaacaaAACCATGAAGGAAACGGTTCAGAGGCTGGAGGCTGAGCTCAACCGCTGGAGGAACG GGGAGAACGTTCCTGAGACGGAGAGGACCACTGCGGACGTGGTGCGTCTGGAGTCGGTGGAGGAGCGGAGCCCCGTGATGATCCTGGACAACGACACCTCCTCCATCGTGGTGCGCATCTCCGAGGAGGAGCGTCAGAAGTACGAGGAGGAGATCCGCAAGCTCTACAAGCAGCTGGACGACAAG GATGATGAGATCAACCTGCAGTGCCAGTTGGTTGAGAAACTGAAGGAGCAGATGCTGGATCAGGATGAG cTGCTGGCATCATCCCGTGGGGATGGGGACAAGGTGCAGGCGGAGCTGGGCCGCCTGCAGGTGGAGAGCAACTGTGCCAAGACAGAGGTGAAGGAGGTGCTGCAGGCACTTGAGGAGCTGGCCATCAACTATGACCAGAAGAGcctggaggtggaggagaaagGCCTGCAGAACCAGCTGCTGGCCGACCAGTTGGCCCAGAAGATG GCCAATCTGATGGAGTTGGAGGCGGAGCTATCCCACATGCAGGAAGTGAGTGGTCAGCAGAGGAAGCGCATCGCCGACGTCCTCAACGGCCTGATGAGGGACCTCAGTGAGTTCAGCACCATCGTGGGCAACGGGGAGATCAAGCTG CCGGTGGAGATCAGCGGGGCGATCGAGGAGGAGTTCACGGTGGCCCGTCTCTACATCAGCAAAATCAAGTCGGAGGTCAAGTCCATGGTGAAGCGCTGTCGCCAGCTGGAGAACCTGCAGCTGGAGTGTCATCGCAAGATGGAGGAGACGGGCCGCGAGCTCTCCTCCTGCCAGCTCCTCATCTCACAG CATGAAACGAAGATCCGCTCTCTGACGGAGTACATGCAGAGTGTTGAGCAGAAGAAGAGGATGCTGGAGGAGAGCCACGACTCCCTCAGTGAGGAGCTGGCCAAGCTGCAGCACCCGG ATAACTCTCTGCtcgaggagaaggatggagagaagggtgaGACCGAGGAGGGTAACGTCAAG AAGGTTCCTCGGCAGCAGGGGGACTCTCACCGTGGTCTCCAGCAAAGGCAGATGGCCCGTCTGCGGGATGAGATCAACGAGAAGCAGAGGATCATCGATGACCTCACTGA tcatAACCAGAAGCTGCAGATTGAGTTGGCTCAGGTTCTTGCCGACTTTGACCGTTTGAAGAGCGTGGACAGCAGCAAGAGCGAGCGGCTGGAGGAACTGTC ATTCCTGCATGAACGCCATGAGCAGACCAAGCAGGACCTCAAAGGGCTGGAGGACACCGTC GCCCGGGAGCTCCAGACCCTCCACAACCTGCGCAAGCTGTTCGTTCAAGACCTCACGTCGCGGGTTAAAAAA AGTTCCGAAATGGAGCCTGATGACAGTGGGGGGTCTTGCACCCAGAAACAGAAGATTTCCTTTCTTGAGAATAACCTGGACCAGCTTACAAAGGTTCACAAACAG CTGGTTCGTGACAATGCAGATCTGCGTTGTGAGCTTCCAAAGCTGGAGAAACGTCTTCGGTCTACTGCTGAGAGAGTTAAGGCCCTGGAGACGGCACTGAGGGACGCCAAGGAGGGCGCCATGATCGACAGGCGTCGTTACCAGAAGGAAGTGGACCGCATCAAAGAAGCCATGAGGACCAAGAACGCTCTGAGGCGCCCCCATGCTGCACAGATCG CCAAACCAGTGCGGCCGAAGCAGCTGCCGGTGTGCTCTCCCACCAACCCGTTCTACACGCGTGCCAGTGAGCCAGCCAACACCTACAGTAATGCCCTGTTCCAGAGCTCCATCACAGAACAGACCACGGCACCTATCTCTCAGATCAGCTCCGTACCGACCAACAC AGTGTCCACGGCGCTGGGCTACAGAGCAGTCAATCCCGCAGACATGCTGGAGTCCTACCCACTCAACATAGACAGGGATAACG GAAACACCGTAGACGTCAATGACAACAG gagtgatGTGCACTGTGGCAGTAAGGTGGACGACCCAGGCAGactctacatcattcagcaggaGACCGCTGCAAGTTAA